A stretch of the Bacillus anthracis str. Vollum genome encodes the following:
- a CDS encoding PBP1A family penicillin-binding protein, whose product MSDNYRSRTERNHVKNQKQETNKEKKPKKKGSFFKKFLIGCLLLGIVGLVAGVSAFFVMVKDAPKLDKSKLVNPLSTKFLDKDGNFFYEYGAEKRTHVTYDQIPKVVENAFLATEDSRFYDHNGIDFKRTTKAVMENVTGGFGSQGGSTITQQVVKNYFLTMDKTAKRKVQEWYLSYKLEQQYSKHEILEMYLNKINLGNRSYGIATAAQKYYGKDLKDLQLHEAAMLAGLPQGPNIYDPTKKENVERATNRRNVVLSLMNRHGYITKEEMNNAVKIPVTEGLQPSSEITEMKYQAFLDAVVKEVEKEYPDVNIGSDGLTIHTTLDQDAQDYAEKIMDGNLIKYPNDQFQGSFVFMDTQSGEVRAIGAGRKGSKSTFKGHNMATDLKRQVGSTMKPIFDYGPAIENLQWSTYHQLNDSEYTYSNGKKIRNATNSYKGDVSLREALKKSLNIPALKTAQAVGLPKSQAFAEGLGMTFKDGKTFESTAIGSNDSSPLQLAGAYAAFGNGGNYNKPHFVKEVTFPDGKKKSFKPKEQRAMQDYTAYMVTDVLRDVVKPGSGGTGPTAYVSGVDVAGKTGTQNFDADVIKEYGIPADANRDSWFAGYTPQYTMAVWTGYEKNGPENYISDRYTRIAQQMFQVMMSKFATDKTRFERPSSVQEINGELYVKGAKKDAIKQIKVDAPSGLNVTFDGASTVTLNWSGPTEVDAYAASYKATDGSSGSLSVKGTTATLGGIKPGVTYSFSVVAKKGTGTSPAVGASFTAPGGTPDAKKAEEEAKKKAEEEAKKKADEEAQKKANEDKLKQEEATKKAEEEAKKQQEQQRKQQEEAQKKAEEEARKKAEEEAKKQQEEAQKKAEEEARKKAEEEAKKQQEQQQQEQQQNTGGNTPHADGNFVTTES is encoded by the coding sequence ATGTCAGATAATTATCGTTCTCGTACAGAACGAAATCATGTAAAAAATCAAAAGCAAGAAACAAATAAAGAAAAAAAACCAAAGAAAAAAGGCTCCTTTTTTAAAAAATTCCTTATAGGTTGTCTACTTCTTGGTATCGTTGGTCTTGTAGCTGGCGTTTCCGCTTTCTTTGTTATGGTGAAGGACGCTCCAAAATTAGACAAATCAAAACTTGTCAATCCTTTATCAACAAAGTTTCTTGATAAAGACGGGAACTTTTTCTATGAATACGGTGCTGAAAAACGAACCCACGTTACGTATGATCAAATTCCAAAAGTAGTTGAAAATGCATTCCTTGCAACTGAGGACTCACGTTTCTACGATCATAATGGAATTGATTTTAAACGAACTACAAAAGCAGTTATGGAAAATGTCACTGGAGGTTTCGGATCTCAAGGTGGTAGTACGATTACACAACAAGTAGTCAAAAACTATTTTCTAACGATGGACAAAACTGCAAAGAGAAAAGTACAAGAATGGTACTTATCTTACAAATTAGAGCAACAATACTCTAAACATGAGATTTTAGAAATGTACTTAAATAAGATTAATTTAGGTAACCGTTCATATGGGATTGCGACAGCAGCGCAAAAATATTATGGTAAAGATTTGAAAGACTTGCAATTACATGAAGCTGCTATGCTCGCTGGTTTACCCCAAGGTCCAAACATTTACGATCCAACGAAAAAGGAAAATGTTGAACGAGCAACAAATCGTCGTAATGTCGTATTGTCATTAATGAATCGACATGGTTATATAACAAAAGAAGAAATGAATAACGCAGTTAAGATCCCAGTAACAGAGGGTCTTCAACCGTCTTCAGAAATAACTGAGATGAAGTATCAAGCATTTCTAGATGCGGTTGTAAAAGAAGTTGAAAAAGAATATCCTGATGTAAATATTGGTTCAGATGGTTTAACGATTCATACAACACTTGATCAAGATGCTCAAGATTATGCTGAAAAAATTATGGATGGCAATCTTATTAAGTATCCAAACGATCAATTCCAAGGATCATTCGTATTTATGGATACACAATCTGGTGAAGTTCGAGCAATTGGAGCTGGGCGTAAAGGAAGTAAGTCTACTTTCAAAGGTCATAATATGGCCACCGATTTAAAACGCCAAGTCGGTTCAACAATGAAACCAATTTTTGACTACGGCCCAGCAATTGAAAATTTACAATGGTCTACATACCATCAATTAAATGACTCAGAGTATACGTATTCCAATGGTAAAAAGATACGAAATGCAACAAATAGTTACAAAGGTGACGTTTCACTACGTGAAGCTTTGAAAAAGTCATTAAACATCCCAGCTTTAAAAACAGCCCAAGCGGTTGGTCTTCCTAAGTCACAAGCGTTTGCTGAAGGTTTAGGTATGACATTTAAAGATGGCAAAACATTTGAATCAACAGCAATTGGTAGTAACGATAGTTCACCATTACAATTAGCGGGTGCATATGCAGCCTTTGGTAATGGTGGGAACTACAATAAACCGCACTTCGTAAAAGAAGTTACCTTCCCAGATGGGAAAAAGAAAAGTTTTAAACCGAAAGAACAACGTGCGATGCAAGACTACACAGCTTACATGGTGACTGACGTTCTTCGTGATGTCGTAAAACCTGGTTCTGGCGGTACTGGTCCAACAGCATACGTTTCAGGTGTTGATGTTGCCGGTAAAACAGGAACACAAAACTTTGATGCAGACGTTATAAAAGAATATGGTATTCCAGCTGATGCAAACAGAGATAGCTGGTTCGCTGGATATACACCGCAATATACAATGGCAGTATGGACTGGGTACGAAAAAAATGGCCCAGAAAACTACATTAGTGATCGTTATACTAGAATTGCACAGCAAATGTTCCAAGTAATGATGAGCAAATTCGCTACAGATAAAACTCGTTTCGAACGCCCTTCTTCTGTACAAGAAATAAACGGAGAGTTATATGTAAAAGGTGCGAAGAAAGATGCAATTAAACAAATTAAAGTAGATGCACCTAGTGGTCTTAATGTCACTTTCGATGGCGCTAGCACAGTTACACTAAACTGGTCTGGACCAACAGAAGTTGATGCGTATGCAGCAAGCTATAAAGCAACTGACGGTTCAAGTGGTAGTTTATCAGTAAAAGGTACAACAGCTACTCTTGGTGGTATTAAACCAGGCGTTACTTACAGCTTCTCTGTAGTAGCGAAAAAAGGTACTGGAACAAGCCCTGCAGTTGGAGCATCCTTCACTGCGCCTGGCGGAACTCCAGACGCGAAGAAAGCCGAGGAAGAAGCTAAGAAGAAGGCTGAAGAAGAAGCTAAGAAAAAAGCTGATGAGGAAGCTCAGAAAAAGGCCAATGAAGATAAACTAAAACAAGAAGAAGCTACTAAAAAAGCTGAAGAAGAAGCTAAGAAACAACAAGAACAACAACGTAAACAGCAAGAAGAAGCTCAAAAGAAAGCTGAAGAGGAAGCTAGAAAAAAAGCTGAAGAAGAAGCTAAGAAACAGCAAGAAGAGGCTCAAAAGAAAGCTGAAGAGGAAGCTAGAAAAAAAGCTGAAGAAGAAGCTAAAAAACAACAAGAGCAACAGCAGCAAGAACAACAACAAAATACCGGAGGAAATACACCTCACGCAGACGGAAATTTTGTTACAACAGAGTCTTAA
- the recU gene encoding Holliday junction resolvase RecU: protein MTIRYPNGKRYNQASQPHKTPIKKHTYSNRGMSLEEELNETNEYYLTHNIACVHKKPTPLQIVKVDYPARSAAVVKEAYFKQPSTTDYNGVYKGKYIDFEAKETKNKTSFPLQNFHLHQIEHMKQVIAHNGIAFVIIKFTLFDELYLLDAKHIITFWNRQNTGGRKSITKEEIVEHGSLLSCGYHPRIDYIRVLDTVYFS, encoded by the coding sequence ATGACCATTCGTTACCCAAATGGAAAACGGTACAATCAAGCTTCACAACCTCATAAAACACCAATTAAAAAACATACTTATAGTAACAGAGGTATGTCCCTTGAAGAGGAATTGAATGAAACAAATGAATATTACTTAACCCATAATATTGCATGTGTACATAAAAAACCTACACCTCTTCAAATTGTAAAAGTAGATTACCCCGCTCGAAGTGCTGCAGTGGTAAAAGAGGCGTATTTTAAACAACCTTCTACAACAGATTACAACGGTGTATATAAAGGGAAATACATCGATTTTGAAGCGAAAGAAACAAAAAATAAAACCAGCTTTCCACTTCAAAACTTCCACCTTCATCAAATTGAACATATGAAGCAAGTAATTGCTCATAATGGAATTGCATTTGTTATTATTAAATTTACACTTTTTGATGAACTTTATTTATTAGATGCAAAACATATTATTACATTTTGGAATCGTCAAAATACTGGTGGACGAAAATCGATTACGAAAGAAGAAATAGTAGAGCATGGATCTTTATTATCATGCGGTTATCACCCTCGGATTGATTATATCCGTGTACTAGACACGGTTTATTTTTCGTGA
- a CDS encoding DUF2515 domain-containing protein, protein MFTWNDYEKIKQYRKRAVCTEEEKATVYNIKKEIEIANMDNISRTQSYQDYYVRNSEIRWAFLASMVSRNAGWNMTDLKGRYYATVLPQTVKKHLFLTYEEANWIIFLDAFPQLLLYEESKRRQVPLFHLLQYFNVSIFMEKEWIYFWEKKDINRLMTALIINEQNKIQKPIIENTYFKKHVFHTALFKLQEMLHVSAVIFPTVEGKMYGFSVYQFETLQKRVELGKKLAALLFHPNYKSLFHRFALQTVHTGSRADYEQYIREARKSCTPTLREVYPAVAHKEISMRDWFCRDMEINELFSREEYKGEVDITEWYKRKREQIYFASIINRFVKRMDEFVI, encoded by the coding sequence ATGTTTACATGGAATGATTATGAAAAAATTAAACAATATCGTAAACGTGCGGTCTGTACAGAAGAAGAAAAAGCAACGGTTTACAACATTAAGAAGGAAATAGAAATAGCTAATATGGATAACATTTCTCGAACGCAGTCTTATCAAGACTATTATGTAAGAAATAGTGAAATTAGGTGGGCTTTTTTAGCGAGTATGGTCTCGAGAAATGCGGGGTGGAATATGACTGATTTAAAAGGGAGGTATTATGCCACTGTTTTACCTCAAACAGTAAAAAAACATTTGTTTTTGACTTATGAAGAAGCGAATTGGATTATTTTTTTAGATGCATTTCCTCAGCTGTTGTTATATGAAGAAAGTAAGAGGAGGCAGGTGCCGTTATTCCATTTGTTACAATATTTTAATGTGTCAATTTTTATGGAAAAAGAATGGATATATTTTTGGGAGAAAAAAGATATAAATAGGCTTATGACAGCGCTTATTATAAATGAACAAAATAAAATTCAAAAACCAATTATTGAGAATACATATTTTAAAAAACATGTATTTCATACAGCACTTTTTAAATTGCAAGAAATGCTTCATGTTAGTGCTGTTATTTTTCCAACCGTTGAAGGGAAGATGTATGGTTTTTCAGTTTATCAATTTGAAACGTTGCAAAAGCGTGTAGAACTAGGGAAGAAATTAGCAGCGTTACTATTTCATCCGAATTATAAAAGCTTATTCCATAGGTTTGCATTGCAAACTGTTCACACAGGGTCAAGGGCAGATTATGAACAGTACATAAGAGAAGCTAGAAAATCTTGTACGCCAACTCTTAGAGAAGTTTATCCTGCTGTTGCACATAAGGAAATAAGTATGAGAGATTGGTTTTGTAGAGATATGGAAATAAATGAACTATTTTCACGAGAAGAGTATAAGGGTGAAGTTGATATAACAGAATGGTATAAAAGAAAGAGGGAGCAAATTTATTTTGCTTCTATCATAAATCGTTTTGTTAAGAGGATGGATGAGTTCGTGATATAA
- a CDS encoding YppE family protein codes for MKYEALIQSSEKLMQHNNEANVKKREMIEYDFYKDMKPFVDMVDEELKVWKELAYEWIKEEKPKYIHVQQIDQVYDNLQTNVLQCFVNKGKGKRFFETHQAISYTLQNIIEQCK; via the coding sequence ATGAAGTATGAAGCATTAATACAGTCTTCGGAAAAACTTATGCAACATAATAATGAAGCAAATGTGAAAAAAAGAGAAATGATTGAATACGATTTTTATAAGGATATGAAACCGTTTGTAGATATGGTAGATGAGGAATTAAAAGTGTGGAAAGAATTGGCTTATGAATGGATTAAGGAAGAAAAACCGAAGTATATACATGTACAGCAAATTGATCAAGTGTATGATAATTTACAAACAAATGTGCTACAATGTTTTGTAAATAAAGGTAAAGGTAAGCGATTCTTTGAAACGCATCAAGCCATTTCGTATACTTTGCAAAATATAATTGAGCAATGTAAGTAA
- a CDS encoding YppF family protein: MVLGDLKQAFSQKKGYYTENVNELLDFARHWYLEGKICISDYRTVIKELEINGATKPTTMTEA; encoded by the coding sequence ATGGTATTAGGGGATTTAAAACAAGCGTTTTCTCAAAAAAAGGGGTATTACACAGAAAATGTAAATGAATTGTTGGACTTTGCGAGACATTGGTATCTCGAAGGAAAAATATGCATTTCAGATTACCGAACAGTAATAAAAGAATTAGAAATAAACGGTGCAACAAAACCTACAACAATGACAGAAGCATAA
- a CDS encoding YppG family protein, with protein MFQQSNVYQQSNPYAQQNMYQYNTDTYLRYNMYPFEPHYGNQNYYQPFEVSFMNQQQQPQQPYMNQQPQPYMNSQYYMPPPSPYGNQQAMFYPPKQPYPTQNKQKQQQQPSQFSSFVSQFKNSDGNYDVNKMMNTAGQMMNAMNQVTGIVKQVGGFFGK; from the coding sequence ATGTTTCAACAATCTAACGTATATCAGCAATCTAATCCATATGCACAGCAAAATATGTACCAATATAATACGGATACATATTTACGTTATAATATGTATCCTTTCGAACCTCATTATGGAAATCAAAATTATTACCAACCATTTGAAGTGTCGTTTATGAATCAACAGCAACAACCACAGCAACCGTATATGAATCAACAACCGCAACCTTATATGAATTCACAATACTATATGCCACCACCATCTCCCTATGGCAATCAACAAGCGATGTTTTATCCACCAAAACAACCGTACCCGACACAAAATAAACAAAAGCAACAGCAGCAACCAAGTCAATTTTCTAGTTTTGTTTCCCAATTTAAAAATTCAGATGGTAACTATGATGTAAATAAAATGATGAATACAGCTGGACAAATGATGAATGCGATGAATCAAGTGACAGGTATTGTAAAGCAAGTGGGAGGCTTTTTTGGTAAGTAA
- a CDS encoding CotD family spore coat protein: protein MHHCHPCFGGHKPTGPICTTAPVIHPTKQCVTHSFSTTVVPHIFPTHTTHVHHQQIKNQNFFPQTNSNVNVVDPIDPGFGGCGPCGHGHHHHHGHQISPFGPGPNVSPFGPGPNVSPFLPNNVSPVGPNIGPNVGGIFKK, encoded by the coding sequence ATGCATCATTGTCATCCTTGCTTTGGAGGGCATAAGCCTACAGGACCTATTTGTACAACTGCTCCTGTCATTCATCCGACGAAACAATGCGTAACACATTCTTTTTCAACAACGGTGGTGCCACACATTTTCCCGACGCATACAACACATGTACATCATCAACAAATTAAAAATCAAAACTTCTTCCCGCAAACAAATTCAAATGTAAATGTTGTAGACCCAATCGATCCAGGATTCGGCGGATGTGGACCATGTGGCCATGGTCATCACCACCACCACGGTCATCAAATATCCCCATTCGGACCAGGACCGAATGTATCACCGTTTGGACCAGGACCAAATGTATCGCCATTTTTACCAAACAATGTATCACCAGTAGGTCCGAATATTGGACCAAACGTTGGTGGAATATTTAAAAAGTAA
- a CDS encoding DUF1273 domain-containing protein, giving the protein MKVIAVTGYKPFELGIFKNDHPGVECIKKALRRKLTAFVEGGLEWVIISGQLGVELWTAEVVFEIQVEYPDLKLAVFTPFLEQEEGWKEDNREYYEFILSQADHVDSITKRKYESPEQFKLKNQIFIEKSDALLAVYDEEKPGSPKYIVEAAKKKGEIENYHSYFILFSDLQDIIEEEQWNNAE; this is encoded by the coding sequence ATGAAAGTTATTGCAGTAACAGGCTATAAGCCATTTGAACTTGGAATATTTAAAAATGATCATCCAGGAGTAGAATGTATAAAAAAGGCGCTGCGTCGTAAATTAACTGCTTTTGTAGAAGGTGGTTTAGAGTGGGTTATAATAAGTGGCCAGTTAGGTGTAGAATTATGGACTGCTGAAGTTGTTTTTGAAATACAAGTAGAATATCCAGATTTAAAATTAGCGGTATTTACTCCATTTTTAGAACAAGAAGAAGGTTGGAAGGAAGATAACCGTGAATATTACGAATTTATTCTCTCTCAAGCAGACCATGTTGATAGTATCACAAAACGGAAGTACGAAAGCCCAGAGCAATTTAAATTAAAAAATCAAATTTTTATTGAAAAAAGTGATGCACTTTTAGCTGTATATGATGAAGAAAAACCAGGGAGTCCTAAATATATTGTAGAAGCGGCAAAGAAAAAAGGAGAAATAGAAAATTATCACAGTTATTTCATTCTTTTTTCCGATTTACAAGATATAATAGAAGAGGAACAGTGGAATAATGCTGAGTAA
- the gpsB gene encoding cell division regulator GpsB, whose product MISDKIKLTAKDILEKEFKTGMRGYQQEEVDKFLDMIIKDYEAFHKEFEQLKQQNARLKRELEEQKLAATQVPQQPVVQTPVAQPVYNNTNTDILKRLSNLEKAVFGSKLYE is encoded by the coding sequence ATGATTTCGGATAAAATTAAATTAACGGCGAAAGATATTTTAGAAAAAGAATTTAAAACAGGTATGAGAGGTTATCAACAAGAAGAAGTAGACAAGTTTCTTGATATGATCATTAAAGATTATGAAGCTTTTCACAAGGAATTTGAGCAATTAAAGCAACAAAATGCTCGTTTAAAGCGTGAACTAGAAGAGCAAAAGCTAGCAGCAACGCAAGTTCCACAACAACCAGTTGTACAAACACCAGTTGCACAACCAGTATATAACAACACGAATACGGACATTTTAAAACGTCTATCGAATTTAGAAAAAGCTGTATTTGGAAGTAAGTTATACGAATAA
- a CDS encoding THUMP domain-containing class I SAM-dependent RNA methyltransferase, whose protein sequence is MGKVTLIATAAMGIEALVAREVRDLGYECQVENSKVTFEADEKAICRTNLWLRTADRVKIKVGEFKATTFDELFEKTKALNWGDYIPENGEFPVIGKSLKSELFSVSDCQRIVKKAVVEKLKTTYKRTTWFEEDGPLFRIEIAMLKDIATLTIDASGVGLHKRGYRVDQGEAPLKETLAASLIKLTNWKPDRPFVDPFCGSGTIPIEAALIGQNIAPGFNRGFASDEWGWVGKQNWREARQEAEDLANYDQPLQIIGSDIDHRMIRVAQDNAEEVGLGDLITFKQMQVKDFTTKEDYGYVVTNPPYGERLSEKALVEQLYKEMGQVFRPLDTWSAYVLTSYEAFEKCYGKDASKKRKLFNGFIRTDYYQYFGKRPPRNS, encoded by the coding sequence ATGGGAAAAGTTACTTTAATCGCAACAGCGGCAATGGGTATTGAAGCTTTAGTTGCCCGAGAAGTTCGTGACCTTGGTTATGAATGCCAAGTAGAAAACAGCAAAGTAACATTTGAAGCAGATGAAAAGGCGATTTGTCGCACGAATTTATGGTTACGTACTGCGGACCGTGTGAAAATTAAAGTTGGCGAATTTAAAGCGACAACATTTGATGAGCTGTTTGAGAAAACGAAAGCATTAAACTGGGGAGATTATATTCCAGAGAACGGTGAGTTCCCTGTTATTGGTAAATCTTTAAAATCTGAGTTATTCAGTGTTTCGGATTGCCAACGTATCGTTAAGAAGGCTGTTGTTGAAAAATTAAAAACAACATATAAACGTACAACTTGGTTTGAAGAAGATGGCCCGTTATTCCGTATTGAGATTGCAATGCTCAAGGATATTGCAACATTAACAATTGATGCGAGCGGTGTTGGACTTCATAAACGTGGATACCGCGTGGATCAAGGAGAAGCTCCTTTAAAAGAAACATTAGCTGCGTCTTTAATTAAATTAACAAACTGGAAGCCAGATCGTCCTTTCGTGGATCCTTTCTGCGGATCAGGTACAATTCCGATTGAAGCAGCATTAATTGGACAAAATATTGCACCAGGATTTAACCGTGGCTTTGCATCGGATGAATGGGGCTGGGTTGGTAAACAAAACTGGCGTGAAGCTCGTCAAGAAGCTGAAGACTTAGCGAACTATGATCAACCATTGCAAATCATTGGATCAGATATTGATCATCGTATGATTCGAGTTGCTCAAGATAACGCAGAAGAAGTTGGTTTAGGTGATTTAATTACATTTAAACAAATGCAAGTAAAAGATTTCACAACAAAAGAGGATTATGGCTATGTTGTAACGAATCCTCCATACGGAGAACGTTTAAGTGAAAAAGCACTTGTTGAACAATTGTATAAAGAAATGGGACAAGTATTCCGTCCATTAGATACATGGTCGGCGTATGTATTAACAAGTTACGAAGCATTTGAGAAGTGCTACGGAAAAGATGCATCGAAGAAACGTAAACTGTTTAACGGATTTATTCGTACAGATTACTACCAATACTTCGGAAAACGTCCACCTCGTAATTCATAG
- a CDS encoding DUF3921 domain-containing protein has product MDSFQLSMIQKAIHRTYDEIGKELDSQGAIVDEIQKAQEEYLSALSHETAIDKRYLKSLI; this is encoded by the coding sequence ATGGATAGTTTCCAATTATCAATGATTCAAAAGGCTATTCACCGTACGTATGATGAGATTGGAAAAGAATTGGATAGCCAAGGTGCGATTGTAGATGAAATACAAAAAGCGCAAGAAGAATATTTGTCAGCCCTTTCACATGAAACGGCGATTGATAAACGTTATTTAAAGTCATTAATATAG
- a CDS encoding ATP-dependent DNA helicase, which yields MFTEKRLPFEVGKQDNFYDKLNEWIGDVFYDILPEKGFEERDEQIFMAFQLERAFQEKKVMFAEAGVGNGKTIVYLLYAICYARYTGKPAIIACADETLIEQLVKEEGDIAKLSEALGLSVDVRLAKSMDNYLCLRKLEDVMSGRAPEVIEDVYYELPQFVFDHGTMQNFTHYGDRKEFPLLNDEEWSKVNWDYFQDCFTCDSRHRCGQTLSREHYRKAADLIICSQDFYMDHIWTYDARKREGQIPLLPESSCVVFDEGHLVEYAAQKALTYRLKQTMMEQLLTRLLQNDIREEFAHLVEETIWQTERFFDVLQENKKEIAGSDRLEITVTEKVTAEAKRLYAKIGEVGDALVFESEMHTVNTYDLNIVDEHLDVLEHSLRLFMHEKNVITWGEEGDGAFTLVIMPRAVEEVLQEKVFSKKIPYIFSSATLSNNDSFSFTANSLGVKDYLSFSVASPFDYEEQMAVNLLSHTKENEWERKCQYTLENIQKTNGRTLVLFRTTQELAAFKEYVSKEQMSVPFLYEGDQEISQLVSRFQNEEETVLCAVHLWEGLDIPGSSLSHVIIWSLPFPPNDPVFEAKRKHVNDPFWDVDVPYMILRLRQGIGRLIRTSDDKGAISIFLSDTEDEKVVEAVKNVLPVEGKEL from the coding sequence ATGTTTACTGAGAAGAGATTACCATTTGAAGTAGGAAAACAAGATAATTTTTATGATAAGTTGAATGAGTGGATTGGAGATGTGTTTTACGACATCCTTCCGGAAAAAGGCTTTGAAGAGCGTGATGAACAAATTTTTATGGCGTTTCAATTAGAGCGTGCTTTCCAAGAAAAGAAAGTTATGTTCGCAGAAGCGGGTGTAGGAAACGGGAAAACAATTGTATATCTTCTATATGCAATTTGCTATGCCCGTTATACTGGGAAACCAGCGATTATCGCTTGTGCAGATGAAACGTTAATTGAGCAGCTTGTAAAAGAAGAAGGGGACATTGCTAAATTATCTGAGGCATTAGGCTTATCGGTAGATGTAAGACTTGCGAAATCAATGGATAATTATTTATGTTTACGTAAACTTGAAGATGTTATGAGTGGACGAGCTCCAGAAGTAATTGAAGATGTATACTACGAATTACCGCAGTTTGTATTTGACCACGGTACGATGCAAAACTTTACTCACTATGGTGACCGAAAAGAATTTCCGCTTTTAAATGATGAGGAATGGTCAAAAGTAAATTGGGATTACTTCCAAGATTGCTTCACTTGTGATTCTCGTCATCGTTGCGGGCAAACTCTATCACGTGAACATTATCGTAAAGCGGCAGATTTAATTATTTGTTCTCAAGATTTCTATATGGATCATATTTGGACGTACGATGCTCGTAAGCGTGAAGGGCAAATTCCGTTATTACCAGAAAGCAGTTGTGTTGTATTCGATGAAGGACATCTTGTAGAATATGCAGCTCAAAAAGCTTTAACATATCGTTTAAAGCAAACGATGATGGAGCAACTTTTAACGAGATTATTACAAAATGATATTCGCGAGGAGTTTGCGCATTTAGTAGAAGAAACAATTTGGCAAACAGAGCGATTCTTTGATGTGTTACAAGAGAATAAAAAAGAAATTGCTGGTTCTGATCGTTTAGAAATTACTGTGACAGAAAAAGTAACGGCTGAAGCGAAGCGACTTTATGCAAAAATTGGTGAAGTCGGGGACGCATTAGTATTTGAAAGTGAAATGCATACAGTAAACACGTATGACTTAAATATCGTTGATGAACATTTAGATGTATTAGAACATTCACTTCGCCTATTCATGCACGAGAAAAATGTAATTACATGGGGTGAAGAAGGTGATGGAGCCTTTACATTAGTAATTATGCCGCGTGCAGTTGAAGAAGTATTACAAGAGAAAGTATTCTCAAAGAAAATTCCGTATATTTTCTCTTCTGCTACATTATCTAACAACGATTCATTCTCATTTACAGCAAATAGCCTAGGGGTAAAAGATTACTTGTCATTCTCAGTTGCCTCACCGTTTGATTATGAGGAGCAAATGGCAGTAAACTTACTATCTCATACGAAAGAAAACGAATGGGAAAGAAAGTGTCAATATACACTTGAAAATATACAAAAAACAAATGGACGTACACTTGTATTATTCCGTACAACGCAAGAACTTGCAGCGTTTAAAGAGTATGTAAGTAAAGAACAAATGTCAGTTCCATTCCTATATGAAGGGGACCAAGAAATTAGTCAGCTTGTTTCTCGTTTCCAAAATGAAGAAGAAACTGTACTTTGTGCTGTTCATTTATGGGAAGGTTTAGATATTCCTGGTTCATCATTATCACATGTTATTATTTGGTCATTACCATTCCCTCCAAACGATCCTGTGTTTGAAGCGAAGCGTAAACATGTGAATGATCCATTCTGGGATGTAGATGTACCGTATATGATTTTACGTCTTCGTCAAGGAATCGGACGTTTAATTCGTACGAGCGACGATAAAGGGGCTATATCAATCTTCTTATCTGATACTGAAGATGAGAAAGTGGTAGAAGCGGTGAAAAACGTACTACCAGTAGAAGGTAAAGAATTATAA